The Azospirillum baldaniorum genome contains a region encoding:
- a CDS encoding Fur family transcriptional regulator — protein sequence MTSRLESLCLEKGLKMTGQRRVISQVLSESEDHPDVEEVHRRAVLIDPRISIATVYRTMRLLEDAQVIEKVDLGDGRARYEEASTDHHHHLIDTRSGRIIEFASPELEALKERIARELGYRIVGHRLEIYGVPLDGVSLDGGDALDGNSGEGGERR from the coding sequence ATGACGTCGCGTCTCGAATCCTTGTGCCTGGAAAAGGGACTGAAGATGACCGGCCAGCGCCGGGTCATCTCCCAGGTCCTCTCGGAGTCGGAGGACCATCCCGACGTGGAGGAGGTCCACCGCCGCGCCGTCCTGATCGACCCGCGAATCTCCATCGCCACCGTCTACCGCACCATGCGCCTTCTGGAAGACGCCCAGGTGATCGAGAAGGTGGACCTGGGCGACGGCCGCGCCCGCTATGAAGAGGCGTCCACCGACCATCACCACCACCTGATCGACACGCGCAGCGGGCGGATCATCGAATTCGCCAGCCCGGAGCTGGAGGCGCTGAAGGAGCGCATCGCCCGGGAGCTGGGCTACCGCATCGTCGGTCACCGGCTGGAAATCTACGGCGTTCCGCTCGACGGCGTGTCTCTCGACGGCGGCGATGCGCTGGACGGCAACTCTGGGGAAGGCGGGGAGCGTCGATGA
- a CDS encoding calcium-binding protein → MSVINGTSASEVIDLRGLVPGPYENANGSAAGAGNDTVYGSSYPDLIQGGSGNDLLYGFNGNDILVGDDGNDTLYGGNGSDSLLASSGNDHLLGEAGDDTLYGGAGNDVYYHSANGGVDLINDDKSEAGMPGYGGGTSDVVYFTDVTMANLAFFRPTGSNDLWISSVADFSDGYLNDGVIIQDFYLGGNNTIEYLYSSDSYAVNLTTLL, encoded by the coding sequence ATGAGCGTCATCAATGGAACGTCAGCGTCCGAAGTGATCGACCTGCGGGGATTGGTTCCCGGCCCATATGAGAATGCCAACGGCTCCGCGGCGGGCGCTGGCAACGACACCGTGTATGGCAGCAGCTATCCCGACCTGATCCAGGGCGGGAGCGGAAACGATCTTCTCTACGGCTTCAACGGAAACGATATTCTGGTCGGCGACGACGGCAACGACACGCTGTATGGCGGCAACGGGAGCGACAGCCTTCTGGCCAGCTCGGGGAACGATCACCTGCTGGGCGAAGCCGGTGACGACACGCTGTACGGCGGGGCGGGCAACGACGTCTATTATCATTCGGCGAATGGCGGCGTGGATCTCATCAACGATGACAAGTCGGAAGCCGGAATGCCGGGCTATGGCGGCGGAACGTCCGACGTCGTGTACTTCACCGATGTGACGATGGCGAACCTCGCCTTCTTCCGTCCGACGGGAAGCAACGACCTGTGGATCTCCAGCGTGGCCGATTTCAGCGACGGCTATCTGAATGATGGCGTGATCATCCAGGACTTCTATCTGGGTGGAAACAACACCATCGAGTATCTGTACAGCTCCGACTCTTACGCAGTCAATCTGACGACGCTGCTCTGA
- a CDS encoding VOC family protein → MSATDRKPVPPFHLAFPVRDKEEARAFYAGLLGCGVGRESDRWIDFDLYGHQVVAHVTEEAGTRATNPVDGEDVPASHFGVILDWDDWHALADRLKAEGVRFLIEPQIRFKGQAGEQATMFFLDPSGNALEFKSFQDMGQIFAR, encoded by the coding sequence ATGAGCGCAACCGACCGCAAACCCGTTCCGCCCTTCCACCTCGCCTTCCCCGTCCGCGACAAGGAGGAGGCGCGCGCCTTCTACGCCGGCCTGCTGGGCTGCGGTGTGGGACGGGAATCCGACCGCTGGATCGACTTCGACCTCTACGGCCATCAGGTGGTGGCGCATGTGACGGAGGAGGCCGGGACCCGCGCCACCAACCCGGTCGATGGCGAGGACGTGCCGGCCAGCCATTTCGGCGTGATCCTGGATTGGGACGACTGGCACGCGCTGGCCGACAGGCTGAAGGCCGAAGGCGTGCGATTCCTCATCGAGCCGCAGATCCGCTTCAAGGGTCAGGCGGGCGAGCAGGCCACCATGTTCTTCCTCGACCCGAGCGGGAACGCTCTGGAGTTCAAGAGCTTCCAAGACATGGGGCAGATTTTCGCGCGGTGA
- a CDS encoding DEAD/DEAH box helicase, with amino-acid sequence MTEFSGLGLIEPLLRAVAEEGYQTATPIQAGAIPVLLEGRDVLGLAQTGTGKTAAFTLPILQRLFQNKKRVQAKAPRTLILTPTRELALQIGESFRTYGRHLPIRRTVIHGGVGQSPQVAALARGTDVLVATPGRLLDLMAQKQCVLDQVEIFVLDEADRMLDMGFIRDVRKVVAVLPKQRQTLLFSATMPEAVVELAHSILTDAERIEVAPQSTTVERIAQRVLFVDRADKRRLLADLLQEGAMERTIVFARTKHGADRIADHLKKAGVPADAIHGDKSQSARVRALESFRSGDLKALVATDIAARGIDIDGITHVINFDLPNEPESYVHRIGRTARAGTDGSAVSFCDAEEVAYLKAIEKTIRQPVPADHDHPYHASVVAAIHASSAKPPKPAPKQPRPGRGQPQQQPGGGKPQGQRAQAPKAQSAKPQAPQGARVAGATGDQPLKAKVSANQQNRHNRRPAPHGGQPGGNKRSAA; translated from the coding sequence ATGACCGAATTCAGTGGCCTCGGCCTGATCGAGCCCCTTCTGCGCGCCGTCGCCGAAGAGGGTTACCAGACCGCCACGCCGATCCAGGCCGGCGCCATCCCCGTTCTTCTGGAGGGCCGCGACGTGCTCGGCCTCGCCCAGACCGGCACCGGCAAGACCGCCGCCTTCACCCTGCCGATCCTGCAGCGGCTGTTCCAGAACAAGAAGCGCGTGCAGGCCAAGGCGCCGCGCACGCTGATCCTGACGCCGACGCGCGAGCTGGCGCTGCAGATCGGCGAGAGCTTCCGCACCTACGGCCGGCACCTGCCGATCCGCCGCACGGTGATCCACGGCGGCGTCGGGCAGAGCCCGCAGGTTGCCGCTCTGGCCCGCGGCACCGACGTGCTGGTGGCGACTCCGGGCCGCCTGCTGGACCTGATGGCCCAGAAGCAGTGCGTGCTCGACCAGGTCGAGATCTTCGTCCTGGATGAGGCCGACCGCATGCTCGACATGGGCTTCATCCGCGACGTGCGGAAGGTGGTCGCGGTCCTGCCGAAGCAGCGCCAGACCCTGCTGTTCTCCGCCACCATGCCGGAAGCCGTGGTCGAGCTGGCACACAGCATCCTGACCGACGCCGAGCGGATCGAGGTGGCGCCCCAGTCCACCACGGTGGAGCGCATCGCCCAGCGTGTGCTGTTCGTGGACCGCGCCGACAAGCGTCGCCTGCTCGCCGACCTCCTCCAGGAGGGTGCCATGGAGCGGACGATCGTCTTCGCCCGCACCAAGCACGGCGCCGACCGCATCGCCGACCATCTGAAGAAGGCCGGCGTTCCTGCCGACGCGATCCACGGCGACAAGTCGCAGTCGGCCCGCGTGCGTGCGCTGGAGTCCTTCCGCAGCGGCGACCTGAAGGCGCTGGTGGCGACCGACATCGCGGCGCGCGGCATCGACATCGACGGCATCACGCACGTCATCAACTTCGACCTGCCGAACGAGCCGGAAAGCTACGTCCACCGCATCGGCCGCACCGCCCGCGCCGGCACCGACGGCAGCGCGGTGTCCTTCTGCGACGCCGAGGAGGTGGCCTATCTGAAGGCCATCGAGAAGACCATCCGCCAGCCGGTCCCGGCGGACCACGACCATCCCTACCACGCGTCGGTGGTGGCGGCGATCCACGCCTCTTCGGCCAAGCCGCCGAAGCCGGCGCCCAAGCAGCCCCGTCCGGGCCGCGGCCAGCCGCAGCAGCAGCCGGGCGGCGGCAAGCCGCAGGGCCAGAGGGCTCAGGCGCCGAAGGCCCAGAGCGCGAAGCCGCAGGCGCCGCAGGGCGCACGGGTTGCCGGCGCCACCGGCGACCAGCCGCTGAAGGCCAAGGTGTCGGCCAACCAGCAGAACCGCCACAACCGCCGCCCCGCCCCGCATGGCGGCCAGCCGGGCGGGAACAAGCGGTCCGCGGCCTGA